A part of Bacillus thuringiensis genomic DNA contains:
- a CDS encoding GNAT family N-acetyltransferase, whose translation MQHVRLLPLDLRYANVLFELSSDPHVKNALGIKVEKIEDTKAFLLFAIEEENQKKSLSRVVLNEENEIIGLTTLKHINYEKKQSHIGSWLGHPYWGKGYNEAAKKEILKIAFLDLQLTYVFAGAKTNNIRSLKAQEKLPYISLHVENKFPEEHAALAKEVKSPCSLHVVSRKNFLNWVKLQSEEEKYEGIEN comes from the coding sequence ATGCAGCACGTTCGTTTGTTACCACTAGATTTACGATATGCAAATGTGCTTTTCGAGCTATCAAGTGATCCACATGTAAAAAATGCATTAGGAATAAAGGTAGAAAAAATCGAAGACACGAAAGCGTTTCTTCTTTTTGCGATAGAAGAAGAGAACCAAAAGAAATCTTTATCCAGAGTGGTTCTAAATGAAGAAAATGAAATAATCGGCCTCACCACACTTAAACATATTAATTACGAGAAGAAGCAATCTCACATTGGCAGTTGGCTTGGCCATCCTTACTGGGGAAAAGGCTATAACGAGGCTGCTAAAAAAGAAATTTTAAAAATCGCTTTTTTAGATTTACAACTTACATACGTATTCGCTGGTGCTAAAACGAATAATATTCGCTCGTTAAAAGCACAAGAAAAACTACCGTACATTTCATTGCATGTGGAAAACAAGTTTCCAGAAGAACACGCTGCACTAGCGAAAGAAGTAAAGTCCCCTTGCTCACTGCATGTCGTATCACGTAAAAATTTTTTAAATTGGGTGAAATTACAAAGTGAGGAGGAAAAATATGAAGGTATTGAAAATTAG
- the efp gene encoding elongation factor P translates to MISVNDFRTGLTISVDNALWQVMDFQHVKPGKGAAFVRSKLRNLRTGSVQEKTFRAGEKVEKAHIENRRMQYLYASGESHVFMDNGTYEQIELGENQIERELKFLKENMEVSIMTYQDEVLGVELPNTVELKVSETEPGIKGDTASNVTKPATLETGLVVQVPIFINEGEMLIINTGEGKYVSRA, encoded by the coding sequence ATGATTTCAGTAAACGATTTTCGTACAGGTTTAACAATTTCAGTGGACAATGCCCTTTGGCAAGTAATGGATTTCCAACACGTAAAGCCAGGTAAAGGTGCTGCATTCGTTCGCTCTAAACTACGTAACCTTCGCACAGGATCTGTTCAAGAGAAAACATTCCGTGCAGGTGAAAAAGTAGAAAAAGCACACATCGAAAACCGTCGTATGCAATACTTATACGCGAGCGGTGAGTCTCACGTATTTATGGATAATGGAACTTACGAGCAAATCGAACTTGGTGAAAACCAAATCGAGCGTGAACTTAAATTCCTAAAAGAAAACATGGAAGTATCTATTATGACATACCAAGATGAAGTACTTGGTGTTGAACTTCCGAACACAGTTGAATTAAAAGTGTCAGAAACAGAGCCTGGTATTAAAGGCGATACAGCTTCTAACGTAACAAAACCAGCTACATTAGAAACTGGTCTTGTTGTACAAGTACCAATCTTCATTAACGAAGGCGAAATGCTTATCATCAACACTGGTGAAGGTAAATACGTTTCTCGTGCATAG
- the pepQ gene encoding Xaa-Pro dipeptidase, whose product MEKIERLRSAFDEAGIDGILLTNEHSRRYMANFTGTAGVILISKNHAQFITDFRYVEQASKQAVGYEIVQHAGLIIDEIAKQVKELGIQKLGFEQDTLTYSSYSAHKEAIDAEFIPTSGLVEKLRLIKTDSEIKILKEAAQIADAAFEHILSFIRPGVSEIEVSNELEFFMRKQGATSSSFDIIVASGLRSALPHGVASEKVIETGDFVTLDFGAYYKGYCSDITRTIAVGEPSDKLKEIYNIVLEAQLRGVNGIKAGLTGREADALTRDYITEKGYGEYFGHSTGHGIGLEIHEAPGLAFRSDTVLEPGMAVTVEPGIYIPGIGGVRIEDDIIVTSEGNEVITKSPKELIIL is encoded by the coding sequence ATGGAGAAAATCGAAAGATTAAGAAGTGCATTTGATGAGGCTGGTATTGACGGTATTTTGTTAACAAATGAACATAGTCGTAGGTATATGGCTAACTTCACAGGAACAGCTGGTGTTATACTGATTTCGAAAAACCATGCGCAATTTATTACAGATTTCCGTTACGTAGAGCAGGCTAGTAAACAAGCTGTTGGATATGAGATTGTACAGCATGCAGGATTAATCATTGATGAAATTGCAAAGCAAGTGAAGGAACTAGGAATTCAAAAGCTTGGCTTTGAGCAAGATACTCTTACATATAGTTCTTATTCAGCGCATAAAGAAGCGATCGATGCTGAATTTATCCCAACTTCTGGGCTTGTAGAAAAGTTACGCTTGATAAAGACTGATTCAGAGATTAAGATATTAAAGGAAGCTGCACAGATTGCAGATGCTGCCTTTGAACATATTCTATCATTCATTCGCCCGGGAGTATCTGAAATTGAAGTGTCAAATGAACTTGAATTTTTCATGAGAAAACAAGGAGCAACATCTTCTTCGTTTGATATTATCGTTGCTTCAGGTCTTCGTTCGGCATTACCGCACGGCGTGGCATCTGAAAAAGTGATAGAAACAGGAGATTTCGTTACATTAGACTTCGGCGCTTATTACAAAGGATATTGTTCTGATATTACTCGTACGATTGCAGTTGGTGAACCATCTGATAAATTGAAAGAAATTTATAATATCGTTTTAGAAGCACAATTACGTGGTGTGAACGGTATTAAAGCTGGTTTAACAGGCCGTGAAGCGGATGCGCTAACGCGCGATTACATAACGGAAAAAGGATATGGTGAATACTTTGGACATTCTACTGGTCATGGAATCGGTCTTGAAATCCATGAAGCACCAGGTTTAGCGTTCCGTTCTGATACAGTACTTGAACCAGGTATGGCTGTAACAGTAGAACCAGGTATTTATATTCCAGGTATTGGCGGCGTACGTATTGAAGATGATATCATTGTAACAAGTGAAGGTAATGAAGTAATTACGAAATCACCAAAAGAACTTATTATTTTGTAA
- the aroQ gene encoding type II 3-dehydroquinate dehydratase, which yields MKKVLLVNGPNLNRLGVREVNVYGKGTLATLETDMKQEAETLGVELECFQSNHEGAIIDRIHEAEDTYEGIILNPGAFTHYSYAIRDAIASISIPVIEVHISNIHQRESFRHESVTAAVCAGQIVGFGFYGYKLALFALMEKLREA from the coding sequence ATGAAAAAGGTACTCCTCGTAAACGGTCCTAACCTAAATCGCCTCGGTGTCAGGGAGGTAAATGTATATGGAAAGGGCACGCTAGCGACACTTGAAACAGATATGAAGCAAGAAGCAGAAACATTGGGAGTGGAGTTAGAATGTTTCCAATCGAATCATGAAGGTGCGATTATCGATCGTATTCATGAGGCGGAAGATACATATGAAGGGATCATTTTAAATCCTGGGGCATTTACGCATTATAGCTATGCGATTCGAGATGCAATTGCGAGCATTTCGATTCCTGTTATTGAAGTACATATTTCTAACATTCACCAGCGTGAGTCGTTCCGTCACGAATCTGTGACGGCAGCTGTTTGTGCGGGACAAATTGTTGGATTTGGTTTTTATGGCTATAAGTTAGCGTTATTTGCATTAATGGAGAAATTGAGGGAGGCATAA
- a CDS encoding YqhR family membrane protein, giving the protein MSQEQLGTRNFVQIGLFGGIFWGGIWYFLHIFSFTEAGPNYLLLPFAFGSWKEGVWGNVSGIVCMGLLSILIAFLYKAFLVKFEGIIPGVIYGLFWWALLFFGMGLIAPAIKSALHLPKETIVTTICIFILYGVFIAYSVSYAVNTNKAEREGEEKTNYSNK; this is encoded by the coding sequence GTGAGTCAAGAACAATTAGGAACAAGGAATTTTGTACAAATTGGTTTATTTGGTGGAATCTTTTGGGGGGGGATATGGTATTTCCTTCATATATTTTCATTTACGGAAGCGGGACCGAACTATTTACTTTTACCATTTGCCTTTGGAAGCTGGAAAGAAGGGGTATGGGGCAATGTGTCAGGAATTGTTTGTATGGGACTACTTTCGATTTTAATTGCCTTTTTGTATAAAGCGTTTTTGGTAAAGTTTGAAGGAATTATTCCAGGGGTGATTTATGGGCTATTTTGGTGGGCGTTACTATTTTTCGGAATGGGATTAATAGCGCCTGCCATTAAAAGTGCACTTCATTTACCGAAAGAAACAATTGTGACGACGATATGCATTTTTATATTGTATGGTGTGTTTATAGCATACTCTGTTTCCTACGCAGTAAATACCAATAAAGCTGAGAGAGAAGGAGAAGAGAAGACGAACTATTCAAATAAGTAA
- a CDS encoding DUF1385 domain-containing protein, with protein sequence MAEESKQIYGGQAVIEGVMFGGREYTVTAVRRKDKSIEFYRLPRVRNKALSILKKIPFLRGIAAIVDASANGAKHLNFASERFDVHPEEDAQIANNKEEQSKLTMVLGVAAVGVLSFIFGKVIFTAVPALLAELTRPIFPSHTGQIIVESVIKLMLLLSYIYFISLTPLIKRVFQYHGAEHKVINAYENNLPMTVENVQKQTRLHYRCGSSFIIFTVIIGMFVYFLVPTDPLWARVVNRILLIPVVLGISFEVLQFTNRLRDIPVLRILGYPGLWLQLLTTKEPTDDQVEVAIASFEELLRLENKQ encoded by the coding sequence ATGGCAGAAGAGTCAAAACAAATATATGGCGGGCAAGCAGTCATAGAAGGAGTTATGTTTGGCGGTAGAGAATATACTGTTACAGCGGTTCGTCGTAAAGATAAATCGATTGAATTTTATCGATTACCACGCGTTCGTAATAAAGCATTATCTATCCTGAAAAAAATTCCATTTTTACGAGGGATTGCCGCTATTGTGGATGCAAGTGCGAACGGAGCAAAACATTTAAACTTTGCTTCAGAACGATTTGATGTCCACCCAGAAGAAGACGCACAAATCGCAAATAACAAAGAAGAACAATCGAAATTAACGATGGTATTAGGAGTTGCAGCAGTTGGTGTTTTATCTTTCATATTCGGTAAAGTCATTTTCACAGCAGTTCCTGCACTACTAGCTGAATTAACGAGACCGATTTTCCCCTCTCATACAGGGCAAATCATTGTCGAAAGTGTCATTAAGCTCATGCTATTATTGAGCTATATATACTTTATTTCTTTAACCCCACTTATTAAGCGGGTATTTCAGTACCATGGTGCGGAGCATAAAGTAATTAATGCCTATGAGAATAATCTTCCAATGACTGTAGAAAATGTGCAAAAACAAACGCGCCTTCATTATCGCTGTGGCAGTAGCTTTATTATATTTACAGTCATTATTGGAATGTTTGTTTATTTCCTTGTCCCTACAGATCCACTTTGGGCCAGAGTCGTAAACCGAATTTTATTAATTCCAGTCGTTCTCGGCATTTCTTTTGAAGTGTTGCAATTTACAAATCGATTACGCGATATTCCAGTATTACGCATACTTGGATATCCCGGATTATGGCTGCAACTATTAACAACGAAAGAACCAACAGATGATCAAGTGGAAGTAGCCATTGCATCGTTTGAAGAATTATTACGTTTAGAAAACAAACAATAA
- a CDS encoding SA1362 family protein, which produces MNGRSFTFAIVMLIIGLAIFGLVSSVITDPMGVLKNIGIMLAVVGIFYLLYKMFTNSSGSANSQSSYKRAAKQSNRKHGKQNVAPLSNSLFKSNASNDKDKKGNPSTLKRKRKQSHLTVIEGKKNKKKDRASF; this is translated from the coding sequence ATGAACGGTCGTTCGTTTACATTCGCTATAGTTATGCTTATTATCGGATTAGCAATATTCGGCCTTGTTTCATCTGTCATTACAGATCCAATGGGAGTTTTAAAAAATATTGGTATCATGTTGGCTGTCGTTGGTATCTTTTATTTACTCTACAAAATGTTTACAAACTCTAGTGGTTCTGCAAATTCGCAAAGCTCTTATAAGCGTGCTGCAAAACAATCGAACCGCAAACATGGGAAACAAAACGTAGCACCCCTAAGCAATTCATTATTTAAATCAAATGCTTCTAATGACAAAGATAAAAAAGGGAATCCTTCCACTTTGAAGCGAAAAAGAAAACAATCTCATCTGACTGTCATTGAAGGTAAAAAAAACAAAAAGAAAGACCGTGCTTCCTTTTAG